The uncultured Desulfatiglans sp. DNA window GGTGACGACGGCATCGGTGCTCTCCGGGATCGGGCTCGCCGTGATGGCGAACATCATCGATGAGGGGGTTATCCTCTATATCGTGCCGATCACATCGGAGCTGCAGGAGCCGATCGAATACAGGAAATTCGGTTCATCGGGTGAGGGGGCCGAAGTGGGTTTGCCGCGGGTCCGTCTGAAAGAAATGGCGACCTTCGCTAAGGTGAAAGACGGCGAAGGATTGCTCATTGGGGGCTTGATCGACAGGTTCAAATCCACCAAAGAGAAAAAGACGCCATTTTTGGGGGATATTCCTTATCTCGGCAGGCTCTTCAGGTGGGAAAAAGAGCAGGATATCACGCGCGAATTGGTGATCTTGCTACGACCGACGATTGTCCAGAGCGTCTGGGATTGATGGCGGTCTTCTCACCATGAGCGCCTTTGAATCAATTCCGTTATAGAGCGTTTTTGAGATCCGTCCTGGAAAACGGCAGAAGGTCTTGCACAAGCGAAGGGAGGACCCCTAGACGTTCAGCATGCCAGGGCGTTGCAAGCGAAGGGTTTCGGTAAGCGACGAAGGGCACGCCGGCCGCCGCGGCAGTTTCGGAATCCACTGCGGAATCGCCTACATAGGCTGCCATACGCGGCTCCAGATCGAAGGCTTGCAGGATCTTCAGCAAGGGTTCGGGATGAGGTTTGGGGTTTATGACATCGAGCGATGAAACAACGAGGGAGAAGAATTCACGCAAATCGAATGCGTCCAGCACATCGTGAATGCTGCCAGTACGGTTGGTAGCGACCGCCAGTCGGAAATTCGGCCGGAGTGTTCGGAGAATCTCCTTCAGATCGCGCTCCATCGCCATCTTTTCGATAAACGGCCTGTAATCGACTTCCCGCCGGTAGTCCAGGGCGGCTTCGAGGAAAGGCGAATTTCGAAAGATCCTTCGAATGGACCGCTCAGTGGTATGCATATGCACATAGGGAACATCTTCGAGCGAGAGGGGAGGCAGTTCGAAATGCGCCAGGAGGTGGTTGTAGTAGGCGACATTTGCCTCACACGAGTCGAAGAGCACGCCGTCGCAGTCGAAGATGATGGCGGGTTTCGGCGTCATGCCGCTTTCCCATCTTGTTTCATAGGGCGCTTTCTTGGATAGGGGTCCCTGTGACAAATAAAACGCTTGTCCGGGGTGCAGGAAACCTCGTGGCAATTCTGCGAAGATCGCTTCCAGTTTTGGGGATTCAGCTGAAGGTGATCCGGAAAAGTCGAATGATAATCCCGCAAGACAAAAGCGAACCGGAGCACTTACGGAGCCGCCGGTTCGCTGGAAAGGGTGCTTAGTCGGTAAAGCGATCAGACCTCAATGGTGAAAGTGCCTCTCCCGCATGAATCCCATCATCTGCAGGACGGTTTTGATGCCGGCAATCGTGAGGCCCGTGCCGATAATGATCAGGACGAGATAGAGCAGCCCCAGAAATATGTAGTGGTCCGCATTCCACTGCCATTCGAAAATAAACGGAAACATATCTTTCTCCCTTCAGGACCGGCCTGCCTATTCGACGACCGGGTTAAGTTCTCTTTCTTTCGGGAAAACAGGTAGATAGCGATAAGAAAGAGAGAAAAGCAAGAAGCCGTAGCCAATCACGGCGAGGGAAATACCCCATTCCTGCCAGGTGGGCAGATAGCTCATGAATTCGTCGAATGGCATGACGGGTATGGCAAGGGTTACGATGGTGAAAGTGAACCGGTTCAAAACAATGCCGGTGCAGTTCATCAGACAGCCGGTAATGAGCCAGCCTTCGCTCTTGCGCGCACTTGGCGTGAGAAGAATGATCGCCGGGATAATGCCAAAGACCCCGATTTCGAGGACCAGCAGCCAGACCCCGTAAGGCCCTTCCTTGAAGTAATCCATGAAGGTAAGTCCGGCCGCGGGGGAGATTCCGTAGATCCAGCCCAAGGTGTCGGCGATCTTGAGAATCATATATACACCCAGCAGAGAACCCGAGATCTTCGCCAACGTCTGGAAGGCCTTGTCGGGCACCAGGCGTTTGCGGGTGATGGCTTGTGCCAGTTTGGTGCAAAGGATGGTGAAAGAAGGCCCGGCAGCGATCGCGGAAAGAATGAAGAGGAAAAAGGTCCAGGGCCAGACATAGAATCCTTCACGAAAGGCGAAGGGGCGTGCGTACATCACACCGTAAAGACCGCCGAGGGAGCCTTGATGGAAAAAGGAAAGGAAGGTGCCCGTGGCGGCGAAGATGGCCATGATCCCATGCAGGTTCTGCCCGAAAAGGCGCAGGGGCTTGACCTTTTCGATCTGTGGATTTTCAAGGATCAATGGGATGTATTCGATCAGCAGAACGCCGAGATAACAGGTAATGCAGAAGGACACCTCGGCCAGCATGGAATGGACATTGACATGCCAGAAGATGAACCAGCCGCGGATCGGTTGGCCGATGTCGATCCCGAGCATGGCAACGGCGCCGGAATAGCAGATGAATCCGATGATGACGGCGGCATTGATGATGTCCTTGAGTTCCTTTCGCCCGATGATGTAAGTCAGAAACCCGGTGAAGAAAGCCCCGGCGCCAAGGGCGATAATCGCCAGGTCGAATACGATCCATAGGGCGAAGGCAAAGTAGTCGGACATGTTGGTCTGGTTGAGGCCTTTCCAAAGGCACAGAATAGCCGAAATGCCCCCCCAGAGCAGCAGTGCAAGCCAAGGCAGGGTCCAAAAGAAGAATGCCTTGGGCGAACATCTTTTGACGCCTTCTGGAATCAATGCGGAATCCATGAATCGATCCTCCTGTTGAGGTATGCGACAAAATGGGCGGGTCAGCCCATTTTCACCTTTGTAACGGGTTCAAACTGGCCGGGCAGAAAGTTGTCTCCGAGCTTCCGCACCCAATCCTTGCTCGAAAGGTAATAAACTTTGGGTTCGGTGCCGAGCTTCTCGAGCAGGCGGAAGGCGTACGGGCTCTTGATCAACTTCGCCACTTGGTGATCGGGATTGTTGAGATCCCCGAATGTGATCGCCTGTGCGGGGCAAGCCTCGGCGCAGGCGGTGATGTATTCGCCTTCTTCCAACTCGCGCCGGTCTTCGGCATAGGCCTGGGTTCTGGCCCGCATCAGGCGATGATGACAGAATGTGCACTTCTCGACGACACCCCGCATCCGGGGGGAGACCTCAGGTGACAGGTAGCGGGTCATCCCTTTGCTCTTCGGAAAATAACCGTCCCACCAGTTGAAGACGCGGGCATGGTAAGGGCAGGCGGCCATACAGTAACGGCAGCCGATGCAGCGGGTGTAGATCTGACTCACGATTCCGGTTTCGTAATCCATTTCTGTGGCTGTGGCAGGGCAGACGGATACGCATGGGGTATGGTGGTCGCACTGCATGCAAGGCCGCGGGAAATAGCTGACTTCGGTCTCGGGGAAGGGTTTGCCGTTGGTGACCTTGTAAAGGCGCATCCACGTGAGCCGACGCTGAGGATCCGATTCATCGGGGCGGACCGACACGTTGTTTTCGGCACTGCATGCCACCATACAAGTGCCACATCCCGTGCACTTGTCCAGATCGATGACCATGCCGTAGCTGTGGCCGTTGGCAGGTTTCTCTTTCACGATCTACCTCGCTGCTAGACTTTGTTTAGTTGGACAGGGGTCTTCCACCAGACCGGCAGACCGCTCAGGGGATCGGCCCCGGCTGTGATGATGTCATTCGGGTTGACGCCCTTGTTGCGTGAAAATTCGTCGTAAGCGGTATGCCCCAATCCAAAAGGCAGATAGACAACACCCGGCATGGCGCCTTCAAAAAGACACACGCGCACTCGGACTTCACCAGCCGCCGATTCCACCCGCACCAGGTCGTCTTGCTTCAACCCGTACGCCTTGGCGGTATCGGGATGGATTTCGGCGTAGGATGCGTCTTTCCGCAGCTGTTCCGGGAACAGGGTCTTGTTCAAGAACGGCGGGTTGGGCAGCCAGGAGCTGACGAGGTTCACCATGTCGTAAGGCACCATCGTCAGCGGGTACCGCGAAGAATCCGACGGCGGCGAGGATGGTGCAAAATGCGGCATGCAGACGAGATCCGAGGAGGGGGCCTTGTTCAGATCTTTCAGCTTCATTTCCAGCCGGGTGGAGTAAAATTCGAACTGGCCGGACGGGGTTTTGAAGGTTGTCATGGCGGCCCGCTGATGATCGAGAGGCTGGTACCACAACCCGGATGCCTTGATTTTCTGCCACATGTCCTTGGAGGATTTAAAACCGGCCGCAGGCTCGGCAAAGGGTTTCCACCCCCACGGAGGTTGCGCGGGTTTGTATCGCACAAGGCCTGCGCCGGCCTCAAAGAGGCCTTCCGCCCGATAGGCCATGATGTCTTCGAAGGTTTTCCAAGGGAAGGCCTCTTGGACCGCTTTGTCCAGCTTGCGGGCAAGCTTCAGAATGGTTTCACCCGCCTCCTGTGTCTGATACAGGGGTTTGACCACCGGTTTACCCAGACCGTAGAGCGGGTATTGAACCCCTCGCGGCTGAATGATCTCGCTCCACTTTTCGAAGCCCATGTGATCAGGCAGAACGAGGTCGGCCATGAAGGCTGTCTCGTCACGGAATGGAGAGAAGCTCACGATGAAGGGAACGGCTTTGAGCGCCCGCCGCATAGAACCGCCGTCGGGCATGGTAAAGGCCGGGTTGGCCCCGAAAACCATCAGGAGTTCGACAGGGGAAGGGCCACCCGCCGACAGGGCTTCATTGAAACGGGTCAACAGATTGGCGGCAAATGGGGTGTCTTCGGCGGCCGCCGCTCCGACAGGGGTCTTTTTGAGTCCGGCTTCGGCTGTTGGATCGAGGGGTGCTTCAGGCAACTGCTTCAGCGGGAGACGATCGAGGACCAGCACCCCCCCCGGCTTGTTGATGTTGCCCACCAAGGCATTGAGGCTGTGGACGCACATGGACTCGTAAAGGCTTCCATTCAGATCGCCTTTGCCCTTTCCCCAGATGGCGACGGGGGCCTTGGCTTTGGCGAAAGAGCGCGCCAGAGAGACGATGCGGTCTGCGGGGACCCCGGTGATCTCCTGGACCTTCCGGGGCGTATATTCGGAGAGGACCAGTCCCTGGAAGCCCTGATGCTCTTTCCAGTCGGCGGCATTCCATGGATGGAAGCCGAAGGTCTTCTGCTCGATGAATTCTCTGTCGTATAATCCGTCCTTGATGATCACATGGGCGATGCCGAGGGCCAGAGCGGCCTCCGTTCCAGGAGCGGCTGCAACCCATTGATCCGCCTTGGAGGCCGTGTTGGATGCCCTGGATTCCACTTGAACCACGGTCGGCTTGTGTTTGTTCTCACGATCGTGCCATTTTCCCCAAAGCCCGAGAATGCGGCCCGGGGCGCCCCAGCCTTCAAGAAGTCCGCAGCCGAAGCTGAGGATGAAATCGGCATTCTCCAGATCATAGGCAACCGGCCCGTCTACGCCTTGCATCAAAAGGTTGACCATCCGGTCTGTATCTTCAAAGGAGGGGACGCGGAGATAGTTTGGGCTGCCGATGGTCTGCATCAGGCGCTGGATCAACAGGGAGGCCGTCGATTCGACCGGGTTTCCGTCGATGGCGGCAACGGCCTCGGGACGGTTGTTTCTACGCAGGACGTTCACGCGACTCGACAGGATCTCTAAAGCTTCATCCCACGAGATGTCCTGAAATACGCCTGCCCCTCGGGGGCCGACACGCTTCATCGGGCCAGTGAAGCGGATGTCTTCGTTGTACAGGAGCTGAAGGCTGCCCATACCCAAAGGGCAGAGTCCGCCAGGGTTGATGGGGTAATCTTCACGGCCCTCGACTTTGACGGCACGTTCATCGACCTTACGAACCTCTATGCCGCAGCCCCCCGGACACAGGGAGCAAACGGAGGTCTCATGATCGAAAGCCCCTTTGGCAGGAACGGGCACCCAAGGCCAATTCTGAGTCCAGATGGCTATATCGTCGGTGATCTTCCAGGGCAGCGGCGTCACCTGAAGACCTACGGCGCCCCCGACCATCAGTTTGATGAAATTCCTTCTGTCTAGTTTCATCGCAGTCATCCCCTTATTTGTGGCAGACGAAGCAAGCGTTATTCTGTTCCTGCCCCTTTTCGGTGTGGCATTCGGCACAGTCGTCCATCTTCATCCGATCCCAGGTGTTCTCCTTGAATCCGGAGATCCGCTTGCCCCAGATCATGCGGCTGTACCCTGTCAGCCGGTTTTCCTCATAGGGCGGGAGGACTTCACTCTGGCCGTGATCTCCGTGGCATACGCGGCATTCCATCTGTCCCATGTTGACGTGAGCGATATGGGAAAAATAGACACAATCGGGCTGCCGATAATAGGACAGCCAGGGGATTTCCTTTTCATCAGCGACATATGCGTTCAAAAAGGCCTGCTCTTCTTCGCTTTCACCCAGGGGCATGTCAGGGTCGTCGTGGCACTGGGTGCAATTCTCCAGTTTCGGAATCCCAGCGAAGGTGCCGTCGTCCCGGAAGGCGTGGCAAAACAGGCAACGCTCCGTCTCGGTGTCGCCGTCGATGCCGAACACCCGCTCCGGATCCATGTGCAAGGCATGGTCGAAATTCATCGGCTGGGCCTGTTTGGAGTAAAGCACCATGGGGAAGATCACCCACCCCACGATCAGTGATCCAATGAAACCCATAAGGAAAAAGATCCACCCACCCTTCGAAGGTTTTTCGGAGGAATCTGCTGGATTTTTCATGTGGTAAGGCCTCTTACGGAAAGGGTTTACAATCTGCTCTGCCACCTGATGGACAATTTTGCCGTATTTACCTATTAGGCCGATTTTTGTCAAGCGGAAAAACCAGTTGGGAAGGGCATTCCGGGCTGGACGAGGGAGGGGGGATCGGGGGCTGCTGCAGGGTTCTGCGGCAAGGCTCTGCCGGGAGGCCAGAGCGGTAATCCAGGCAAGGCCTTGCCGAAGACGGTCTCGAGGGTTAGATGCGTTTCATCCTTTTGCGGCGGCGCTTGGCGGCTTTGGCCTGCTTCTTCTTCTTCTGGACGCTCGGTTTGTCGTAAAACCGCCTCTCCTTGATCTCCGAGAAGAATCCTTCCTTGGTCAGTTTCCGTTTCAGATCCTTGATGGCTTTCTCGATCTGGTTGTTGTGAACGATTACCTTCATAATGACGTACCTCGATGCGAAAAATAAAAAAAGCACCTCAGCGCACAGCTGAAGGTGCTTGCCTAACCTTCCGGGGCCTTGCAGCCCATTACAGTGCGGTTTTCACATCAGCCCACCTGATGAGAGGTTTCGACCTGCCGTGAAGGAAAGGGGCACCCACGTCGGGAAAGAAGAGCCTCCAGCTTGCCTGTGCCGAAAGGATCCATCACCCGCTGGTGTCTGAGAAAGGATCTATTCATACGATAATCACCCCCTTTAACCTTCTTCGAACCCGAGGCTGAAAAGTTCCCGCCCTGGCAGGGATTCTCCGTCGGATAAACTCTAGATCAACCATCATACAATTTTCGCTATCCCTGTCAACTTTTTTTTGCTTCCATCCAGAAATGGTCTTTTTGGCCCATCTCGCCGTCAATCTGCACGTTCGCTTGTGCGGCGACTGCAGGTCGCCTCCGCGGAAACGTTTGATTTCCTTGGTATTGGCCAAAAATCCTCATTTCCGGATGGAGAACCGGGTTCTACCGGAAATTATCGGCCAAACCGGGACCCGCCCCGCAGGGGTGGGACTGAGCGCGCGCAGTGTGTGAAGAAATATCCTCATCTCCGGATTGGAAACCGGGTTCTACCGCGAAATCATTTCAGGATGGAGATTTTTTAGGATTCCGACCGGTCAAGAATAAGGAATCAGGGTGGTTTGGTTTCAGGCCGTCGAATGCTGGGGGAGCATTGAGCCCAACGCGCTGAACGGTCTGCGGCGGATGAGGCGCGCGACCGATTCGACGTGGTAGGTGTGGGGGAACATATCGACAGGCTGGATCTCCAGTGTTTCGAATTCCGGTGCGAGAAGGGCCAGATCCCGCGCCAGAGTGGACGGGTTGCAGGAGACATAAACGAGCCTTTCGGGCCTCAGGTCGAGGATTTGCTGAAGAACGTCCTGATGCAGTCCGGCGCGGGGTGGGTCGACGATCAGCACATCCGGGGCCTGCCCGATCGTTTTGAGGATTTCCCGGGTATCGCCGCATAGGAAGCGGCAGTTTCGGATGTGGTTCACTTCACAATTCCTGCGGGCGTCCTCGATGGCAGAGGGGTTGATCTCGATTCCCGCGACCTGTGCCGCCTGAGCGGAAAGAAAAATCGGGATGGTCCCGGTCCCGCTGTAGAGATCCAGGATGGTTTCCTTCCCTGTGAGTCCGGCGTAGTGGCCGGCGGTTCGGTACAGGAGTTCGGCTGCGGCCGTATTGGTTTGGAAGAAGGAGTTCGCTGAGATGCGGAAGCGATAAGGGCCGATCCGATCTTCGAGGAACCCCTCGCCGAAGATCAGGTCTTCACGGCTGCCGACGGCCACGGAGGCCTTCCCTGAATGGATGTTGTTGACCACGGTGGTGACCCCTTCGATCCGTTCGGCCAGCATCTTGGCGAGGTCGCGCATGGCGTCTGGCCGGCTTTGGGCGGTTACGAGGTTGACCAGCCATTGCCCGGTTGCGTCCGAACGACGGACGGTCAGGAAGCGCCAGAAGCCCGCGTGGCTCTTGAGCCCGTATGCAGGAAGCCCCGATTGCCGCGCGAAGTCTTTGACGACCGAGAGGATGACGTTGCCCTCTTCTTTCTGCAGGAGGCACGAATCCAGGTCGATGATCTTGAAAAAGGTCCCAGGAACATGCAGACCGAGCGCAAAAGGGGGTGGAGCTTCGCCGGAACCAAGTTGATGAGGAAGGAGCCACGGTCTGTCGGAAAAGGAAAATTCCATTTTGTTGCGGTAGCCGAAACGGGCGGGGGATGGGAGGACTTCGTGTACAGTGACATGGCTCAGTCCTCCAATGTGGGCCAGGCTTTCCGATACGAAAGATCGCTTGTATGCCAACTGCTTTTCATACGTCAGATGCTGCCACTGACAGCCGCCGCAATACCCGCTGTATGGGCAGGGCGGGACGATACGGTCGCTGGACGGCCGGATCAGCCCCACGAAGCGGGCCTCCGCCCAATTCTGCTTTTTCTTGATCACCTGCGCCTGCAGGATATCGCCGGGGACGGCATGCTGGACGAATACGACGCGCCCCTCGAAGTGGCCGATCCCGCGGCCTCCGAAAGCGGCCTTGACGATTTCGATGCGAATGTGCTGGCCTTTGCGTAATCCCATAGGTATTTATACGATTTTCGCCTGCATGGAAAGGGTGTCGCCGGGGTTTGCAGCCCGGGGATGGACCACGATGGGGACTGCGGTCTGCGGTGGTTCGGCCCTGACCGGGCTACCGCTCAATCGGCCACCCGCAGAACCCTGAAACCCAGTGTCCGGTAGCGGCTGGCGGGGTGCGCAAAGTTGCGGTTGGCGGAGCGGCATGTCAGTGGACCTTTGAACCAGCTGCCGCCGCGCCGGACCTTCATGGAGTCACCCGCCACGCCGGCAGGATCGGTCACCGGCCCGGCAGGGTACTTCCCGTACCACCCGAGACACCACTCCCAGACGTTCCCGTGCATATCGTAAAGCCCCCAGGCGTTGGGGGCGTAGCTTCCCACCGGCGCCGGTCCGTCCGGCTCGAGCCCGGCCTCTTTCACGGCGGAAATGCATTCGGGAGACTTGATGCTGTTGTTCCCGAAGAGGGCCTGCCGACACGTCAGGGCATCTCCCCAGGCGTAGGCGGTCCGGCTGCCGGCGCGACAGGCGTATTCCCATTCGGCCTCGGTTGGCAGGCGGTAGGTACCCTCGCCCATGGCGTTCAACTTTTTGACGAAGTCCTCGCAGTCGAACCAGGACACCTTGGTCATGGGCTTTATGCTCTCACGGTCGCGTTTCCACCACCTGGACCCCATCACGCTGCGCCACTGTCCCACCGTGACTTCGGTTGTCTGGAGGTAGAACGGCTTCGAGATACGGACTTCGTGCAGCGCTTCATCGGCATCTCGTCCTGCCTCGTTTTCCGGGCTTCCCATCATGAAGGATCCTGCCGGGATCAGAGCGAACCTCATTCCCAGACTGTTTTCAAAGGTTGGATCGGCGGCCCGGCCCAGATAGGGGAAAACCGCGGCCGCCGTGACGGCGAGCAGGAAAACCAGGGCATGGCGGCAGGCCGGCTTCAAGCAAAAACGCATGATCTTTCCTCCTGCGATGGGGGGTCATGTGATTCAAGAAGTCCTCATCCGGAAAGGGTCCTTTTGGCCAATCTCGGCGTCGATCCGCATGGTTGCTTAGGCGTCGACCTGCAGACCGCCTCCGCCCGAACGCTCGATTTTCTTGGTATCGGCAGAGCCGGGACCCGCTCCGAACGGGCGGGGCCGAACACGTGAAGGGTGTGAAGAAAAACTCCCCTTTCCGGATCGGAAGCAGGGTTGTGCCGGGAAACCATTTCCGCATGGACGCTCCTGGCGTTCTTCAATCCTACGATATCACGGAAGGAAATACGGCGAAAGACAAAAAAAGTTTAACCTTTCCGAGCCGATGCTCTAGGATAGCCTCGATTCGATCCGCCTGCGGCGCGCACGGGCGAAGGAGTCCGGCACGCTATGTCTCAAAACGGTTTTCAACCCGAAAAGAACTCTGTCGGCTGATCAGGCGGCCGTTGTGTTTTACG harbors:
- a CDS encoding conserved hypothetical protein (Evidence 4 : Unknown function but conserved in other organisms) — protein: MTPKPAIIFDCDGVLFDSCEANVAYYNHLLAHFELPPLSLEDVPYVHMHTTERSIRRIFRNSPFLEAALDYRREVDYRPFIEKMAMERDLKEILRTLRPNFRLAVATNRTGSIHDVLDAFDLREFFSLVVSSLDVINPKPHPEPLLKILQAFDLEPRMAAYVGDSAVDSETAAAAGVPFVAYRNPSLATPWHAERLGVLPSLVQDLLPFSRTDLKNAL
- a CDS encoding conserved hypothetical protein (Evidence 4 : Unknown function but conserved in other organisms); this translates as MFPFIFEWQWNADHYIFLGLLYLVLIIIGTGLTIAGIKTVLQMMGFMRERHFHH
- the nrfD gene encoding Polysulphide reductase, NrfD, coding for MDSALIPEGVKRCSPKAFFFWTLPWLALLLWGGISAILCLWKGLNQTNMSDYFAFALWIVFDLAIIALGAGAFFTGFLTYIIGRKELKDIINAAVIIGFICYSGAVAMLGIDIGQPIRGWFIFWHVNVHSMLAEVSFCITCYLGVLLIEYIPLILENPQIEKVKPLRLFGQNLHGIMAIFAATGTFLSFFHQGSLGGLYGVMYARPFAFREGFYVWPWTFFLFILSAIAAGPSFTILCTKLAQAITRKRLVPDKAFQTLAKISGSLLGVYMILKIADTLGWIYGISPAAGLTFMDYFKEGPYGVWLLVLEIGVFGIIPAIILLTPSARKSEGWLITGCLMNCTGIVLNRFTFTIVTLAIPVMPFDEFMSYLPTWQEWGISLAVIGYGFLLFSLSYRYLPVFPKERELNPVVE
- a CDS encoding Hdr-like menaquinol oxidoreductase iron-sulfur, subunit 1 translates to MKEKPANGHSYGMVIDLDKCTGCGTCMVACSAENNVSVRPDESDPQRRLTWMRLYKVTNGKPFPETEVSYFPRPCMQCDHHTPCVSVCPATATEMDYETGIVSQIYTRCIGCRYCMAACPYHARVFNWWDGYFPKSKGMTRYLSPEVSPRMRGVVEKCTFCHHRLMRARTQAYAEDRRELEEGEYITACAEACPAQAITFGDLNNPDHQVAKLIKSPYAFRLLEKLGTEPKVYYLSSKDWVRKLGDNFLPGQFEPVTKVKMG
- a CDS encoding Molybdopterin oxidoreductase, translated to MKLDRRNFIKLMVGGAVGLQVTPLPWKITDDIAIWTQNWPWVPVPAKGAFDHETSVCSLCPGGCGIEVRKVDERAVKVEGREDYPINPGGLCPLGMGSLQLLYNEDIRFTGPMKRVGPRGAGVFQDISWDEALEILSSRVNVLRRNNRPEAVAAIDGNPVESTASLLIQRLMQTIGSPNYLRVPSFEDTDRMVNLLMQGVDGPVAYDLENADFILSFGCGLLEGWGAPGRILGLWGKWHDRENKHKPTVVQVESRASNTASKADQWVAAAPGTEAALALGIAHVIIKDGLYDREFIEQKTFGFHPWNAADWKEHQGFQGLVLSEYTPRKVQEITGVPADRIVSLARSFAKAKAPVAIWGKGKGDLNGSLYESMCVHSLNALVGNINKPGGVLVLDRLPLKQLPEAPLDPTAEAGLKKTPVGAAAAEDTPFAANLLTRFNEALSAGGPSPVELLMVFGANPAFTMPDGGSMRRALKAVPFIVSFSPFRDETAFMADLVLPDHMGFEKWSEIIQPRGVQYPLYGLGKPVVKPLYQTQEAGETILKLARKLDKAVQEAFPWKTFEDIMAYRAEGLFEAGAGLVRYKPAQPPWGWKPFAEPAAGFKSSKDMWQKIKASGLWYQPLDHQRAAMTTFKTPSGQFEFYSTRLEMKLKDLNKAPSSDLVCMPHFAPSSPPSDSSRYPLTMVPYDMVNLVSSWLPNPPFLNKTLFPEQLRKDASYAEIHPDTAKAYGLKQDDLVRVESAAGEVRVRVCLFEGAMPGVVYLPFGLGHTAYDEFSRNKGVNPNDIITAGADPLSGLPVWWKTPVQLNKV
- a CDS encoding conserved hypothetical protein (Evidence 4 : Unknown function but conserved in other organisms); the encoded protein is MKNPADSSEKPSKGGWIFFLMGFIGSLIVGWVIFPMVLYSKQAQPMNFDHALHMDPERVFGIDGDTETERCLFCHAFRDDGTFAGIPKLENCTQCHDDPDMPLGESEEEQAFLNAYVADEKEIPWLSYYRQPDCVYFSHIAHVNMGQMECRVCHGDHGQSEVLPPYEENRLTGYSRMIWGKRISGFKENTWDRMKMDDCAECHTEKGQEQNNACFVCHK
- a CDS encoding hypothetical protein (Evidence 5 : Unknown function), yielding MVRPLTERVYNLLCHLMDNFAVFTY
- the rpsU gene encoding 30S ribosomal protein S21 1, producing MKVIVHNNQIEKAIKDLKRKLTKEGFFSEIKERRFYDKPSVQKKKKQAKAAKRRRKRMKRI
- a CDS encoding hypothetical protein (Evidence 5 : Unknown function) — its product is MLPSRNGLFGPSRRQSARSLVRRLQVASAETFDFLGIGQKSSFPDGEPGSTGNYRPNRDPPRRGGTERAQCVKKYPHLRIGNRVLPRNHFRMEIF
- a CDS encoding putative enzyme (Evidence 3 : Putative function from multiple computational evidences; Product type e : enzyme), which codes for MGLRKGQHIRIEIVKAAFGGRGIGHFEGRVVFVQHAVPGDILQAQVIKKKQNWAEARFVGLIRPSSDRIVPPCPYSGYCGGCQWQHLTYEKQLAYKRSFVSESLAHIGGLSHVTVHEVLPSPARFGYRNKMEFSFSDRPWLLPHQLGSGEAPPPFALGLHVPGTFFKIIDLDSCLLQKEEGNVILSVVKDFARQSGLPAYGLKSHAGFWRFLTVRRSDATGQWLVNLVTAQSRPDAMRDLAKMLAERIEGVTTVVNNIHSGKASVAVGSREDLIFGEGFLEDRIGPYRFRISANSFFQTNTAAAELLYRTAGHYAGLTGKETILDLYSGTGTIPIFLSAQAAQVAGIEINPSAIEDARRNCEVNHIRNCRFLCGDTREILKTIGQAPDVLIVDPPRAGLHQDVLQQILDLRPERLVYVSCNPSTLARDLALLAPEFETLEIQPVDMFPHTYHVESVARLIRRRPFSALGSMLPQHSTA
- a CDS encoding conserved exported hypothetical protein (Evidence 4 : Unknown function but conserved in other organisms), encoding MRFCLKPACRHALVFLLAVTAAAVFPYLGRAADPTFENSLGMRFALIPAGSFMMGSPENEAGRDADEALHEVRISKPFYLQTTEVTVGQWRSVMGSRWWKRDRESIKPMTKVSWFDCEDFVKKLNAMGEGTYRLPTEAEWEYACRAGSRTAYAWGDALTCRQALFGNNSIKSPECISAVKEAGLEPDGPAPVGSYAPNAWGLYDMHGNVWEWCLGWYGKYPAGPVTDPAGVAGDSMKVRRGGSWFKGPLTCRSANRNFAHPASRYRTLGFRVLRVAD
- a CDS encoding hypothetical protein (Evidence 5 : Unknown function) — encoded protein: MKGVKKNSPFRIGSRVVPGNHFRMDAPGVLQSYDITEGNTAKDKKSLTFPSRCSRIASIRSACGAHGRRSPARYVSKRFSTRKELCRLIRRPLCFTAEGHGRCHGSMLPVSVRLENTGCVWQELEGQPVGAIAFTGGNPLTSQGAARAWEGLSGE